The Penicillium digitatum chromosome 6, complete sequence genome has a window encoding:
- a CDS encoding Male sterility, NAD-binding, translating to MDSEWFRGQVFFLTGATGNLGSCLLYKLAVQLPTAKIFVLVRGSVQKAIEAWEKSMPEQVEEIVTTCKVQFFLGDMTQPNLGLSTDNLLRLQNEATAVINAAGDIALSRDLAETIPINCTAHRTLVSLLDSFTHLQRFLHISTTYVASFLPDGVVKEQIYPLYEDPVEELGKILVTGKSSYTTQFAAPYALAKHLAERLLLGGNHEFPILIVRPCLISPAVAEPYPLYGSDGAIPVHSFIQMLLRDSEYGPLKLEQTLPSHAACNEIPVDLVARTCLAHVAEGTTGVVHASADLYVSWSIGELLERMRRHAPEGAVNQVRKAGIDHGEVTAPEFYTMIQQFARDWKIECTRSAHLKYVAGPLGLDLGDHDPERFFKLRIERLAKNLFERLESAGAARNKVYPNLS from the coding sequence ATGGACAGCGAATGGTTTCGAGGCCAAGTTTTCTTTCTCACTGGAGCAACTGGAAATCTTGGCAGTTGTCTGTTATACAAGTTAGCGGTTCAACTTCCAACCGCCAAAATCTTTGTGCTAGTGCGGGGGTCTGTCCAAAAAGCAATTGAAGCATGGGAGAAGTCGATGCCAGAGCAAGTGGAAGAGATTGTCACCACTTGCAAAGTCCAATTCTTTCTCGGTGATATGACCCAGCCTAATCTCGGTCTTTCAACTGACAACTTGTTACGGCTACAAAATGAGGCCACAGCCGTGATCAATGCTGCTGGTGACATTGCATTATCACGAGATCTGGCAGAGACTATACCAATCAATTGCACTGCTCATCGTACACTGGTTTCTCTACTAGACAGTTTCACACATTTACAGCGCTTCCTTCACATTTCAACTACATACGTCGCCAGCTTTCTGCCTGATGGCGTGGTCAAGGAACAAATCTACCCTCTATACGAAGACCCGGTAGAGGAACTAGGAAAAATCCTTGTCACAGGGAAATCGTCCTATACCACACAATTTGCGGCTCCCTATGCATTGGCCAAACACCTGGCTGAACGGTTGCTTCTGGGTGGCAATCACGAATTCCCCATCCTCATTGTGCGACCATGCCTCATATCACCAGCTGTTGCGGAGCCCTACCCGCTCTACGGCAGCGATGGTGCCATACCCGTACATTCCTTCATCCAGATGCTCCTAAGAGACTCAGAATATGGGCCTCTGAAACTCGAGCAGACACTGCCTTCACACGCAGCCTGTAATGAGATCCCAGTTGACCTCGTGGCGCGGACTTGTCTCGCTCATGTTGCTGAGGGAACGACAGGTGTGGTCCATGCTAGCGCTGACCTGTACGTCTCCTGGTCAATTGGAGAGTTGCTCGAGCGAATGCGCCGCCACGCGCCAGAGGGAGCGGTCAATCAGGTGCGCAAGGCTGGGATCGACCACGGAGAAGTCACGGCTCCTGAGTTTTATACCATGATCCAGCAATTTGCCCGGGACTGGAAGATCGAATGTACGCGATCTGCTCACTTGAAATACGTGGCTGGTCCGTTGGGACTTGACCTTGGCGATCATGACCCAGAGAGATTCTTTAAACTTCGTATCGAGCGATTGGCCAAGAATCTTTTTGAAAGACTGGAAAGTGCTGGTGCGGCAAGGAACAAGGTGTATCCGAATCTCTCTTGA
- a CDS encoding ADP-ribosylation factor-related protein 1 has protein sequence MAVTIMIFRLFSLSVALGQAAATFSLNTSGPSWDYTTKDLADTTSQACKDAYSTSINCDETLLKIVASMDPDFNPQSSDLQAMCTTTCSDSLSQYITGVKAACDKDGDLAGIASGSTYVYQAPVATVGEVFQYNYGQSCAQIGSDYCHLTYPTSDDWAQTDFPCSDECAVKFFQNAHEQPGSAYFFSYFALGNQSSYWEDTFAGGWETVVQCGDGGSDVSSVGTSASSTTTDIADSALSTSLISNKAAISKTSTPTAAMTAATPVRSTSETTSTTATSGAARLRASFLFF, from the exons ATGGCCGTCACAATCATGATCTTTCGCCTATTCTCGTTGTCTGTTGCTTTGGGCCAGGCAGCTGCTACCTTCAGTCTCAATACTTCTGGTCCCAGCTGGGACTACACAACCAAGGACCTAGCAGACACGACGTCACAGGCTTGCAAGGACGCCTATAGCACCAGCATCAACTGCGATGAAACCCTCCTCAAGATCGTGGCGTCTATGGATCCTGACTTCAACCCGCAATCTTCAGACTTGCAGGCCATGTGCACCACCACATGTAGTGATTCATTATCCCAGTACATCACGGGTGTCAAGGCTGCGTGCGACAAGGATGGCGATCTAGCCGGGATTGCCAGCGGGAGCACGTATGTTTACCAAGCTCCCGTGGCCACCGTGGGCGAGGTTTTCCAGTACAATTACGGCCAATCTTGTGCCCAAATCGG GTCTGATTACTGCCACTTGACCTATCCCACGAGCGACGATTGGGCCCAAACCGATTTTCCATGTAGCGACGAGTGTGCAGTGAAGTTTTTCCAAAACGCACACGAACAACCTGGTTCGGCATATTTCTTCAGTTATTTTGCTCTTGGGAACCAATCCTCCTACTGGGAGGATACCTTTGCTGGTGGTTGGGAAACTGTGGTTCAATGCGGCGACGGTGGAAGCGATGTGAGCTCCGTTGGCACGAGCGCAAGTTCGACGACCACCGACATCGCTGACAGCGCCCTTTCAACTAGCCTAATTAGCAACAAAGCGGCTATCTCTAAGACCTCGACGCCAACTGCAGCGATGACAGCCGCCACGCCAGTTCGGTCTACCTCTGAGACTACTTCAACTACTGCCACCAGTGGCGCTGCGAGGCTCAGAGCctcctttttgtttttttaa
- a CDS encoding Ribokinase has translation MATTIPTQTPSSSRKPQISVIGSLNIDFVTATPRCPGPGETLTATSLTVSAGGKGGNQAVACGRSSFTSQTTQDVSINMIGAVGAEDPYYTTLLQPALEKSGVDTTSVEQSTVAQTGSATIIVEEAIGGENRILVVPGANHSGILSDVGKILAALPSHRSTPDVVVLQGEIPRSTTLGLLEYFNDVSAEDRAKVVFNPAPVFPEGIPLSALRGTAVLIMNETEVVQMARSIDGLPVGDVVEGDDLRPEEFAPRFHERAGVEIVLITLGAKGVYFSTKTGRAGIVAGIKVAKVVDTTAAGDTFVGYFATAVARFLASGRGLVAFDDEIERAVSKANAASALCVQRRGAMQSIPFAYDIE, from the coding sequence ATGGCCACCACAATCCCAACCCAAACCCCATCCTCCTCGAGAAAACCTCAAATCAGCGTAATTGGCTCCCTAAACATCGACTTCGTAACAGCAACCCCGCGCTGCCCAGGACCAGGCGAAACTCTCACAGCAACCTCCCTCACGGTCTCAGCAGGCGGCAAAGGCGGAAACCAAGCCGTAGCCTGCGGTCGCTCCTCCTTCACATCGCAAACAACCCAAGATGTCTCCATCAACATGATCGGTGCCGTCGGCGCCGAAGACCCATACTACACGACCCTCCTACAACCGGCACTCGAGAAATCCGGCGTCGACACAACATCCGTCGAACAATCGACCGTCGCGCAGACGGGCTCGGCAACCATAATTGTGGAAGAAGCTATCGGCGGCGAGAACAGGATACTCGTCGTCCCAGGCGCCAACCATTCTGGAATTCTCAGTGATGTCGGAAAAATCCTCGCTGCGCTACCGAGTCACAGGTCTACTCCCGACGTCGTCGTGCTGCAGGGCGAGATCCCGCGCTCCACGACACTGGGCTTGCTGGAGTACTTCAATGACGTTTCTGCCGAGGACCGTGCGAAAGTGGTTTTCAATCCCGCGCCCGTGTTTCCGGAGGGGATTCCGCTCTCCGCGCTGCGCGGGACTGCTGTGCTGATCATGAATGAGACGGAGGTTGTCCAGATGGCGCGGTCGATTGACGGTCTTCCTGTTGGGGATGTTGTTGAGGGGGATGATTTACGGCCTGAGGAGTTTGCGCCGCGGTTCCATGAGCGTGCGGGCGTTGAGATTGTTCTTATTACACTGGGCGCGAAGGGTGTTTATTTCTCGACCAAGACGGGTCGCGCTGGTATTGTTGCTGGGATTAAGGTTGCCAAGGTTGTTGATACTACTGCGGCGGGGGATACATTTGTTGGGTACTTCGCGACTGCTGTAGCGCGTTTCTTGGCCTCGGGACGGGGCCTGGTGGCGTTTGATGATGAGATTGAGCGGGCGGTTTCGAAGGCGAATGCTGCTTCTGCTCTGTGTGTTCAGCGGCGAGGGGCTATGCAGAGTATTCCTTTTGCATATGATATAGAATGA